One Pseudonocardia abyssalis DNA segment encodes these proteins:
- a CDS encoding enoyl-CoA hydratase-related protein, giving the protein MTATVEEYSDILYEVKDAVARVTINRPDKLNAFTPHTVKELAHAIWRAGADSQAGVIVLTGAGERAFSAGGDVSVENEDTFRAGDDSFDKLMKELYRAFRECLKPVIARVDGYAIGGGHHMAYVTDFTIASDRSVFGQNGPRVASPAEGWLVSHLWTVVGMKRAKEIWMLCRRYTAQQALDWGLVNAVVPADELDAEVERWCAELLALSPTVLKLIKKSFDDSTAHIREEQERFTILNQVNPGFFASGEQTEGSQAFMDKRKPDFSPWR; this is encoded by the coding sequence ATGACCGCAACGGTCGAGGAATACTCCGACATCCTGTACGAGGTCAAGGACGCGGTCGCACGGGTGACCATCAACCGCCCCGACAAGCTCAACGCGTTCACCCCGCACACGGTCAAGGAGCTCGCACACGCGATCTGGCGGGCGGGCGCGGACAGCCAGGCCGGCGTGATCGTGCTGACCGGCGCGGGCGAGCGCGCGTTCTCCGCGGGCGGCGACGTGAGCGTCGAGAACGAGGACACCTTCCGCGCCGGCGACGACTCGTTCGACAAGCTGATGAAGGAGCTCTACCGCGCCTTCCGCGAGTGCCTCAAGCCGGTGATCGCCCGCGTCGACGGCTACGCCATCGGCGGCGGACACCACATGGCCTACGTCACCGACTTCACGATCGCCTCGGACCGGTCGGTGTTCGGTCAGAACGGCCCGCGCGTGGCCAGCCCGGCGGAGGGCTGGCTGGTCAGCCACCTGTGGACGGTCGTCGGGATGAAGCGGGCGAAGGAGATCTGGATGCTCTGCCGCCGCTACACCGCGCAGCAGGCGCTGGACTGGGGCCTGGTCAACGCCGTCGTGCCCGCCGACGAACTCGACGCCGAGGTCGAACGCTGGTGCGCGGAGCTGCTCGCGCTCAGTCCCACCGTCCTCAAGCTGATCAAGAAATCGTTCGACGACTCGACCGCGCACATCCGCGAGGAGCAGGAGCGGTTCACCATCCTCAACCAGGTCAACCCCGGTTTCTTCGCCTCCGGCGAGCAGACCGAGGGCTCGCAGGCCTTCATGGACAAGCGCAAGCCCGACTTCTCGCCGTGGCGCTGA
- a CDS encoding SDR family NAD(P)-dependent oxidoreductase, producing MTGVDGLPADGDARRVAFVTGGAGGIGTAICRQLAAAGRTVAVADLSREAAEKVAADIDGIGVPLDVTDPDSVAAAVAETTERLGAPTIVVNVAGWDELKPFLETDEDFTHKVLEINLNGPIRVLRATLPAMVEARYGRVVNIASDAGRVGSSMESVYSGAKSGVIGFTKTIAREFAKYGISANTVCPGPTDTPLLRQITAGERSGKLIAAMTKAVPMRRMGTPDDVAPAVVFLASDAAGYITGQTLSASGGLTMS from the coding sequence ATGACCGGTGTAGACGGACTGCCCGCGGACGGGGACGCCCGCCGGGTCGCATTCGTGACCGGCGGCGCCGGGGGTATCGGCACCGCTATCTGCCGGCAGCTCGCGGCGGCGGGCCGCACCGTCGCCGTAGCCGACCTGTCGCGGGAGGCGGCCGAGAAGGTGGCCGCCGACATCGACGGCATCGGCGTCCCGCTCGACGTGACCGACCCCGACTCCGTGGCGGCGGCGGTCGCCGAGACCACCGAACGGCTCGGCGCCCCGACGATCGTGGTCAACGTGGCGGGCTGGGACGAGCTGAAGCCGTTCCTGGAGACCGACGAGGACTTCACCCACAAGGTGCTGGAGATCAACTTGAACGGCCCGATCAGGGTGCTGCGGGCCACCCTGCCGGCCATGGTCGAGGCCCGGTACGGCCGCGTGGTCAATATCGCCTCCGACGCCGGCCGCGTGGGATCTTCGATGGAGTCGGTGTACTCCGGGGCCAAGAGCGGCGTCATCGGCTTCACCAAGACCATCGCGCGGGAGTTCGCGAAGTACGGCATCTCGGCCAACACGGTCTGCCCCGGGCCCACCGACACCCCGCTTCTGCGCCAGATCACCGCCGGTGAGCGCTCCGGCAAGCTCATCGCCGCGATGACCAAGGCGGTGCCGATGCGGCGGATGGGCACCCCCGACGACGTCGCGCCGGCCGTGGTGTTCCTCGCCTCGGACGCGGCGGGCTACATCACCGGGCAGACGCTGTCGGCCAGTGGCGGGCTGACGATGAGCTGA
- the panC gene encoding pantoate--beta-alanine ligase, translating to MDGTRTPVHGTGSGPQVHHTPEDISTAVRALRATGRSIAFVPTMGALHAGHRELIRHARRADDDPATVVSIFVNPLQFGAGEDLDRYPRPLEADLAACRDEGVELVFLPGVADMYPEGADTTVVPGPLGGQLEGAVRPGHFAGVLTVVAKLFHIVAPDLAYFGEKDYQQLALITRMVRDLNFPLSVVPVPTVREPDGLALSSRNVYLTPAERSRATTLFRALTAGAAAAADGPAAVLDAARAVLDRDGGLAVDYLELRGAALDVDPGPGPARLLVAAQLGTTHLIDNIGLHL from the coding sequence GTGGACGGCACCCGGACACCCGTGCACGGCACCGGCAGCGGGCCGCAGGTCCACCACACCCCCGAGGACATCTCCACCGCTGTGCGGGCCCTGCGCGCGACCGGCCGCAGCATCGCGTTCGTGCCGACGATGGGTGCGCTGCACGCCGGGCACCGCGAGCTGATCCGGCACGCCCGCCGGGCCGACGACGACCCTGCGACGGTCGTGTCGATCTTCGTCAACCCGCTGCAGTTCGGGGCCGGGGAGGATCTCGACCGCTATCCCCGACCGCTGGAGGCCGATCTCGCCGCGTGCCGGGACGAGGGCGTCGAGCTGGTGTTCCTGCCCGGGGTCGCGGACATGTACCCGGAGGGCGCGGACACCACCGTCGTGCCGGGTCCGCTGGGCGGGCAGCTGGAGGGCGCGGTCCGGCCCGGCCACTTCGCCGGGGTGCTCACCGTCGTCGCGAAGCTGTTCCACATCGTCGCCCCGGACCTCGCGTACTTCGGCGAGAAGGACTACCAGCAGCTCGCGCTGATCACCCGGATGGTGCGCGACCTGAACTTCCCGCTGTCCGTGGTGCCCGTCCCCACCGTCCGTGAGCCGGACGGGCTGGCCCTGTCCAGCCGCAACGTGTACCTCACCCCGGCCGAACGGTCCCGCGCCACGACGCTGTTCCGCGCGCTGACGGCGGGTGCCGCCGCGGCGGCGGACGGCCCGGCCGCCGTGCTCGACGCCGCGCGGGCGGTACTCGACCGGGACGGTGGGCTCGCGGTGGACTACCTGGAGCTGCGCGGCGCCGCGCTGGACGTGGACCCGGGGCCCGGCCCGGCCCGGCTGCTGGTGGCCGCGCAGCTGGGCACGACCCACCTCATCGACAACATCGGCCTGCACCTGTAG
- a CDS encoding NAD(P)-binding protein has protein sequence MAGSNRTDVDVDVGAGFTGLYMLHRVRDVLGLRAVVIEAADGVGGTWYLNRYPGARCDSESYVYCYSFSKELLQEWEWSGKFPRQPEILAYLEHVADRLDLLRDIRLGTRVEAAVPGRRRHLAGADQRR, from the coding sequence GTGGCCGGATCGAACCGCACCGACGTCGACGTCGACGTCGGGGCCGGTTTCACCGGCCTCTACATGCTGCACCGGGTGCGTGACGTGCTCGGCCTGCGGGCCGTCGTGATCGAGGCGGCCGACGGGGTCGGCGGCACCTGGTATCTGAACCGGTACCCGGGGGCGCGCTGCGACTCCGAGAGCTACGTGTACTGCTACTCCTTCTCGAAGGAGCTGCTGCAGGAATGGGAGTGGAGCGGCAAGTTCCCGCGCCAGCCGGAGATCCTCGCCTACCTGGAGCACGTCGCGGACCGGCTCGACCTGCTGCGCGACATCCGCCTCGGCACCCGCGTCGAGGCCGCGGTACCAGGACGCCGACGGCATCTGGCGGGTGCGGACCAGCGCCGGTGA
- a CDS encoding acyl-CoA dehydrogenase family protein, whose translation MFRSETFVDVANEGMQVLGGCSSMTEVARQRHVRDVRITITMVTADTSQMQCKHVVQGMGLRPR comes from the coding sequence CTGTTCCGGTCCGAGACCTTCGTCGACGTCGCGAACGAGGGCATGCAGGTGCTCGGCGGCTGCTCCTCCATGACGGAGGTTGCGAGGCAGCGCCACGTCCGCGACGTGCGCATCACCATCACCATGGTCACCGCCGACACGTCGCAGATGCAGTGCAAGCACGTCGTCCAAGGCATGGGCCTGCGTCCGCGCTGA